Proteins encoded within one genomic window of Halodesulfurarchaeum formicicum:
- the citZ gene encoding citrate synthase: MTTELKKGLEGVLVAESALSDIDGDAGELYYRGYPIEALAEEATYEEVLYLLWNEDLPTAAELADFEAEMREARAVKPGIIDLLQLLADSGERPISALRSSVSMLSAEDPATGSDPTDLEAARHMGRRISAKFPTVLAAFDRLRRGKEPVEPREDLGLAANFLYMLHGTEPDPVDAEIFDKALTLHADHGLNASTFTAMVVGSTLADVYNSVTAAVAALSGPLHGGANQDVMEALLEIDEGPLTATEWIKELLDSGERIPGWGHRVYNVRDPRAKILESELRRLSNRTEDCHWLEYLEDLETHLTEEVGLPEKGVAPNVDFYSGAIYYQLGIPLDMFTAIFAMSRSTGWIGHVLEYQADNKLIRPRGRYIGPDRREFVPIEER; this comes from the coding sequence ATGACAACCGAGCTCAAGAAGGGCCTCGAAGGAGTCCTGGTCGCGGAGTCCGCCCTCAGCGACATCGATGGCGACGCAGGGGAACTCTACTACCGGGGCTATCCGATCGAAGCGCTGGCCGAGGAGGCGACATACGAGGAAGTACTCTACCTCCTCTGGAACGAAGACCTGCCGACCGCCGCAGAACTGGCGGATTTCGAAGCCGAAATGCGAGAGGCCCGAGCCGTGAAACCGGGAATCATCGACCTGCTCCAGCTGTTGGCCGACTCCGGCGAGCGGCCCATCTCGGCGCTGCGCTCCTCGGTCTCCATGCTCTCGGCCGAGGACCCCGCCACCGGTAGTGACCCGACCGACCTGGAGGCGGCCCGGCACATGGGCCGGCGGATCTCCGCGAAGTTCCCGACCGTGCTCGCGGCCTTCGATCGGCTCCGGCGGGGCAAAGAGCCCGTCGAGCCCCGCGAGGACCTGGGTCTGGCAGCGAACTTCCTCTACATGCTGCATGGCACCGAACCCGACCCGGTCGACGCGGAGATCTTCGACAAGGCACTGACACTGCACGCCGACCACGGACTCAACGCCTCGACATTCACCGCGATGGTCGTCGGTTCCACCCTGGCTGACGTGTACAACAGCGTCACGGCGGCGGTCGCCGCACTCTCGGGTCCACTTCACGGCGGAGCCAACCAAGACGTCATGGAAGCGCTCCTGGAGATCGACGAGGGCCCGTTGACCGCGACGGAGTGGATCAAGGAGCTTTTGGACTCCGGCGAGCGCATCCCGGGCTGGGGTCACCGGGTCTACAACGTACGTGATCCGCGGGCGAAGATCCTCGAATCCGAACTACGGCGGCTCTCGAACCGGACCGAGGACTGCCACTGGCTCGAATACCTGGAGGATCTAGAGACCCATCTCACCGAGGAGGTCGGCCTCCCGGAGAAGGGGGTCGCCCCGAACGTCGATTTCTACTCCGGCGCGATCTACTACCAGCTCGGGATTCCACTGGACATGTTCACGGCCATCTTCGCGATGAGCCGGAGCACCGGGTGGATCGGGCACGTCCTGGAGTACCAGGCGGACAACAAGCTTATTCGGCCCCGTGGGCGCTACATCGGGCCGGACCGCCGCGAGTTCGTCCCGATCGAGGAGCGGTAG
- the ilvA gene encoding threonine ammonia-lyase: MLSLSDIETARDRVDDVALRTSLESQRTFSRMTGADVRLKLENTQRTGSFKIRGATNRIRSLTEEEREGGVITASAGNHAQGVALAAKHTGVDALIVMPEFAPISKVNATESYGAEIELYGEDYADAQERAHELAEDSDRTYVHAYDDQAVQAGQGTIGLEIIEDCPEVDTVVVPIGGGGLIGGIATAIKARKPDTRVIGVQAEGAATVANSLDKGATEELDSVDTIADGIATGAVGETTLPIIDERVDEIVTVDDSETASAMVLLLERVKTLVEGAGAVPIAALLGEKFDIEDDETIVTVLSGGNIDLNLLTTVLERGLVDRGRFVKLRTVMKDRPGALRDFLNIVTNAQANIYEINHDRARQSFAIDATEIEMDLETRGHEHVEEILSKLRDAGFQVEVRT, encoded by the coding sequence ATGCTCAGCCTATCCGACATCGAGACGGCCCGGGACCGCGTCGATGACGTGGCCCTGCGGACCAGTCTCGAGTCCCAGCGGACGTTCTCCCGGATGACGGGCGCTGACGTGCGGCTGAAGTTGGAGAACACCCAGCGAACCGGCTCGTTCAAGATCCGCGGTGCGACAAACCGAATTCGGAGCCTCACCGAGGAAGAGCGAGAAGGCGGGGTTATCACTGCGAGCGCGGGCAACCACGCCCAGGGCGTGGCCCTCGCTGCGAAACACACCGGGGTCGACGCGTTGATCGTCATGCCCGAGTTCGCGCCGATCTCGAAGGTCAACGCGACCGAGAGCTACGGCGCGGAGATCGAACTCTACGGCGAGGACTACGCGGACGCCCAGGAGCGGGCCCACGAACTGGCCGAGGACTCCGATCGCACCTACGTGCACGCGTACGACGATCAGGCCGTCCAGGCCGGCCAGGGCACGATCGGCCTGGAGATTATCGAGGACTGCCCCGAGGTCGACACCGTCGTCGTTCCGATCGGGGGCGGGGGACTGATCGGCGGCATCGCGACCGCGATCAAGGCTCGAAAGCCCGATACCCGGGTCATCGGCGTGCAGGCCGAGGGGGCCGCGACGGTGGCAAATTCCCTCGACAAGGGCGCGACCGAGGAACTCGACTCCGTGGACACGATCGCGGACGGCATCGCGACGGGGGCCGTGGGCGAGACCACCCTCCCGATCATCGACGAGCGGGTCGACGAGATCGTGACCGTCGACGACAGCGAAACCGCCTCCGCGATGGTGCTACTCCTCGAACGGGTGAAGACCCTGGTCGAGGGAGCCGGCGCGGTGCCGATCGCGGCCCTGCTGGGCGAGAAATTCGACATCGAGGACGACGAGACGATCGTGACCGTGCTCAGCGGCGGGAACATCGACCTGAACCTGCTGACGACGGTCCTCGAACGCGGGCTGGTCGACCGCGGCCGCTTCGTGAAGCTCCGGACAGTCATGAAAGACCGGCCGGGGGCACTCCGGGACTTCCTCAACATCGTGACGAACGCCCAGGCCAACATCTACGAGATCAACCACGATCGGGCCCGCCAGTCCTTCGCGATCGACGCCACTGAGATCGAGATGGACCTGGAGACCCGCGGGCACGAACACGTCGAAGAGATCCTCTCGAAGCTTCGGGACGCCGGGTTCCAGGTCGAAGTGCGGACGTGA
- a CDS encoding Rid family detoxifying hydrolase, with translation MKRVIETAEAPAAVGAYSQATTNGDLVFTAGQLPMTAEGELLEDEPIEVQTRQALENVKAILDEEGLTMQDVLKVTVLMDDIDEFDAMNSTYAEYFQDNPPARSAFEVAEVPKGAKIEIEVIAAQ, from the coding sequence ATGAAGCGTGTCATCGAGACAGCAGAAGCGCCGGCGGCAGTCGGTGCGTACAGCCAGGCAACCACCAACGGCGACCTCGTTTTCACCGCCGGACAACTGCCCATGACCGCCGAGGGCGAGCTGCTCGAGGACGAGCCCATCGAGGTCCAGACCCGCCAGGCCCTGGAGAACGTCAAGGCGATCCTCGATGAGGAGGGGCTGACGATGCAGGATGTCCTCAAGGTCACCGTCCTGATGGACGACATCGACGAGTTCGACGCGATGAACTCGACCTATGCGGAGTACTTCCAGGACAATCCCCCGGCCCGCAGCGCCTTCGAGGTCGCCGAGGTACCCAAGGGCGCGAAAATCGAGATCGAAGTCATCGCCGCCCAGTAA
- the thsB gene encoding thermosome subunit beta, with the protein MAERRMQGQPMIIMGDDAQRMKDKDAQEHNISAARAVADSVRTTLGPKGMDKMLVSSMGDVTVTNDGVTILQEMDIDDPTAEMIVEVAETQEDEAGDGTTTAVAVAGELLKEAEELLDQDIHATAVIKGYNMAAERARAEVDEVAISVDPDDEDLVRSVAETSMTGKGTELDKELLSDLLYRALQTVAIEAEDGSTVVDLNDVEIETQTGRQIGESELLSGAVVDKDPVHDNMPTEVEDASVLLLNEAIEVEETETDTTVSVDNPDQLQQFLEKEEAQLQEKVDQIAEVGADVVFCQKGIDDMAQHFLAKEGILAVRRTRKSDIEFLQDVLGASIVTDLDSVTAADLGSGSVTRDETDEMFYVEGSGDGAHGVTLLLRGATDHVVDEVERSVTDALDVASQALTDGRVLPGGGAIEVELADRVRNFADGVEGREALAVEAFADALELVPRVLASNAGLDSIDTLVEMRAAHEGGDQRAGLNVFTGDIEDTFEAGIVEPAHSKEQALSSASEAANLVLKIDDIISAGDLSTEGEEDEGAGGMGGGMGGMGGMGGMGGAM; encoded by the coding sequence ATGGCAGAGCGACGAATGCAGGGCCAGCCCATGATCATCATGGGGGACGACGCCCAGCGGATGAAGGACAAGGACGCACAGGAGCACAACATCTCGGCCGCCCGCGCCGTCGCGGACTCGGTACGCACGACACTCGGGCCGAAAGGGATGGACAAGATGCTCGTCTCCTCGATGGGTGACGTTACGGTGACAAACGACGGCGTCACCATCCTGCAGGAGATGGACATCGACGACCCCACCGCCGAGATGATCGTCGAGGTCGCCGAGACCCAGGAGGACGAGGCCGGAGACGGCACCACGACCGCCGTCGCCGTCGCAGGCGAACTCCTCAAGGAGGCCGAGGAGCTGCTCGATCAGGACATCCACGCGACTGCCGTCATCAAGGGCTACAACATGGCCGCCGAGCGGGCCCGCGCCGAGGTCGATGAGGTCGCGATCTCCGTGGACCCCGACGACGAGGATCTCGTGCGCAGCGTCGCCGAGACCTCCATGACCGGCAAGGGCACCGAACTCGACAAGGAGCTTCTCTCGGATCTGCTCTACCGTGCGCTCCAGACCGTCGCCATCGAGGCCGAGGACGGGTCCACCGTCGTCGACCTGAACGACGTCGAGATCGAGACCCAGACCGGGCGACAGATCGGCGAGAGCGAACTACTCTCCGGGGCCGTCGTCGACAAGGACCCCGTCCACGACAACATGCCGACCGAGGTCGAGGACGCGTCGGTCCTGCTTCTCAACGAGGCCATCGAGGTCGAGGAGACCGAGACCGACACGACCGTGTCGGTCGACAACCCCGACCAGCTCCAGCAGTTCCTGGAGAAAGAGGAGGCCCAGCTGCAGGAGAAAGTCGACCAGATCGCCGAGGTCGGTGCCGACGTGGTCTTCTGCCAGAAGGGCATCGACGACATGGCCCAGCACTTCCTCGCGAAGGAGGGCATCCTCGCGGTTCGTCGCACGCGCAAGAGCGACATCGAGTTCCTGCAGGACGTCCTCGGCGCTTCGATCGTGACCGATCTGGATTCGGTCACCGCGGCCGACCTGGGCTCGGGTTCGGTCACCCGGGACGAGACCGACGAGATGTTCTACGTCGAGGGCAGCGGTGACGGCGCCCACGGCGTCACGCTCCTGCTCCGCGGCGCGACCGACCACGTCGTCGACGAGGTCGAGCGCAGCGTCACCGACGCGCTGGACGTCGCCTCCCAGGCGCTGACCGACGGTCGCGTGCTCCCCGGCGGCGGCGCGATCGAAGTCGAACTGGCCGACCGCGTCCGGAACTTCGCGGACGGCGTCGAGGGTCGCGAGGCCCTGGCCGTCGAGGCCTTCGCCGACGCCCTGGAACTCGTCCCGCGCGTGCTGGCGAGCAACGCCGGCCTGGACTCCATCGACACGCTGGTCGAGATGCGAGCCGCCCACGAGGGCGGCGACCAGCGCGCCGGCCTGAACGTCTTCACCGGCGACATCGAGGACACCTTCGAGGCTGGCATCGTCGAGCCCGCACACTCGAAGGAACAGGCCCTGAGCTCCGCCTCCGAGGCCGCCAACCTCGTCCTGAAGATCGACGACATCATCTCCGCCGGCGACCTCTCCACCGAAGGCGAGGAAGACGAAGGCGCCGGTGGCATGGGCGGCGGCATGGGCGGTATGGGCGGTATGGGTGGCATGGGCGGCGCGATGTAA
- a CDS encoding type II toxin-antitoxin system RelE family toxin, whose product MSTSKDWTWKFAPAALDQFDALDSHVQDRIVSKLDDIVDSEWREPDDYLEPLAGGPFSKLRIGQYRLGCVLNWNDHVLEVHRIEHRGAAYTADD is encoded by the coding sequence ATGTCGACCAGTAAGGACTGGACCTGGAAGTTCGCTCCCGCTGCGCTCGATCAATTCGATGCTCTCGATTCACACGTCCAGGATCGTATCGTGTCGAAGCTGGACGACATTGTCGACTCCGAGTGGCGTGAACCTGATGACTACCTCGAACCGCTGGCAGGTGGCCCGTTCTCGAAGCTCCGTATCGGACAGTATCGACTCGGCTGTGTCCTGAATTGGAACGACCACGTACTGGAAGTGCACCGCATCGAACACCGTGGAGCCGCGTATACTGCCGACGATTGA
- a CDS encoding ribbon-helix-helix domain-containing protein, which translates to MSGAGTAPNDDEPEMTQVNLRISKAFLEDIDGTWKEEGFNSRSEFLRYAIRDAVKHPAFTREGWKQIAASEHGLRLGDEELVNRDEVVGAMDDDVDQ; encoded by the coding sequence ATGTCCGGTGCTGGAACAGCTCCAAACGACGACGAGCCGGAGATGACTCAGGTCAATCTCCGAATCAGCAAAGCCTTCCTTGAGGACATCGACGGGACGTGGAAAGAGGAGGGATTCAACTCACGGAGCGAGTTTCTGCGATACGCCATCCGTGATGCAGTCAAACATCCTGCCTTCACTCGCGAGGGGTGGAAGCAGATTGCCGCAAGCGAACATGGCTTGCGCCTCGGCGATGAGGAACTGGTAAACCGTGACGAGGTCGTTGGAGCGATGGACGACGATGTCGACCAGTAA
- the lrp gene encoding HTH-type transcriptional regulator Lrp: MTYENLDAELINELLADGRASLRSVGESLGVSVTTVSNHLQSLEAAGTIKGFVPVVDYDTLGYDVTAILQLKVEGEAIPEITDRLKAVDRMITVYEVTGEFDIIAVGKFEDTDSMDEIIKELLVEPAIKESNTSVVLAAPVECDQFELPVEE; this comes from the coding sequence ATGACCTACGAAAACCTCGACGCGGAACTGATCAACGAACTGCTCGCGGACGGTCGGGCCAGCCTGCGGAGCGTCGGCGAGTCCCTGGGTGTCTCGGTGACGACGGTCTCGAATCATCTGCAGAGTCTGGAGGCGGCGGGGACGATCAAGGGGTTCGTCCCGGTGGTCGATTATGACACGCTCGGGTACGACGTGACCGCAATTCTGCAGTTGAAAGTCGAGGGCGAGGCGATTCCGGAGATCACCGACCGGCTGAAGGCCGTCGACCGGATGATCACCGTCTATGAGGTGACCGGCGAGTTCGACATCATCGCGGTCGGCAAGTTCGAGGACACCGACTCGATGGACGAGATCATCAAGGAACTGCTCGTCGAGCCGGCGATCAAGGAGAGCAACACGAGCGTGGTGCTTGCCGCACCGGTCGAGTGTGACCAGTTCGAACTTCCCGTGGAGGAGTAG